Proteins encoded by one window of Chryseobacterium sp. POL2:
- the glmM gene encoding phosphoglucosamine mutase, which translates to MSLIKSISGIRGTIGGAVNDNLTPLDIVKFASAFGTWLQNTQNKKDLKLVIGRDARISGQMLSSLVTATLQGLGINVVDLGLSTTPTVEVMVPELNADGGIILTASHNPKQWNALKLLNNKGEFINAEEGAKVLALAENEDFNYAEVDDLGSYEENTDAFDIHIQKILDLPMVDVDAIKAKKFKIVLDAVNSTGGLAIPMLLEKLGCDVVKLYCEPNGHFPHNPEPLKEHLSDICDLVKKENADLGVVVDPDVDRLALIDEKGEMFGEEYTLVAVADYLLKHKKGSAISNLSSSRALRDVAKNHNSEYFASAVGEVNVVTLMKEKDAVIGGEGNGGIIYPDLHYGRDSLVGVALFLTHLAKENKTVSELRATYPAYFMGKKKIELTPEINVDALLTKMEKEYQNEEVSTVDGVKIDFAENWVHLRKSNTEPIIRIYTEAKSQEEADKLGDDIIAKIKSLI; encoded by the coding sequence ATGTCATTAATAAAAAGTATTTCAGGTATCCGCGGAACAATCGGTGGAGCTGTCAATGATAATTTAACACCATTAGATATTGTAAAATTCGCTTCCGCTTTCGGAACTTGGCTTCAAAATACTCAAAATAAAAAAGATTTAAAACTCGTTATAGGTCGCGATGCTCGTATTTCTGGGCAAATGTTGTCATCTTTGGTAACTGCTACTTTGCAAGGTTTGGGAATTAATGTCGTGGACCTTGGTTTGTCAACAACGCCAACAGTTGAGGTAATGGTGCCAGAACTTAATGCGGATGGTGGAATCATTCTTACGGCTTCTCATAATCCAAAACAATGGAATGCATTGAAACTTCTTAATAACAAAGGCGAATTTATCAATGCTGAAGAAGGTGCAAAAGTTTTGGCATTAGCAGAAAACGAAGATTTTAATTATGCTGAAGTTGATGACTTGGGAAGTTATGAAGAGAATACAGATGCTTTTGACATTCATATTCAAAAGATTTTGGATTTGCCAATGGTCGATGTTGACGCCATAAAAGCAAAGAAGTTTAAAATCGTTTTAGACGCTGTTAATTCTACGGGAGGTCTTGCAATTCCGATGTTGTTGGAGAAATTAGGTTGCGATGTTGTAAAACTTTATTGCGAACCGAATGGTCATTTTCCACACAATCCAGAACCTTTGAAAGAGCATCTTAGTGACATTTGCGACTTGGTGAAAAAAGAAAATGCTGATCTTGGCGTTGTCGTGGATCCGGATGTTGACAGATTGGCTTTGATTGACGAAAAAGGCGAAATGTTTGGCGAAGAATATACGTTAGTAGCTGTTGCAGATTACCTTTTAAAACACAAAAAAGGAAGCGCAATTTCTAATCTTTCTTCGAGTAGAGCGCTTCGCGATGTTGCTAAAAATCATAATTCTGAATATTTTGCAAGTGCAGTAGGAGAGGTAAATGTTGTGACCTTGATGAAAGAAAAAGACGCTGTAATTGGTGGTGAAGGCAATGGCGGAATTATTTATCCAGATTTACACTACGGAAGAGATTCTTTAGTTGGCGTAGCCTTATTTTTAACACATTTGGCTAAAGAAAATAAAACTGTTTCTGAGCTTAGAGCAACTTATCCCGCTTATTTTATGGGAAAAAAGAAAATTGAGCTAACGCCAGAAATTAATGTTGATGCACTTTTAACTAAAATGGAAAAAGAGTATCAAAATGAAGAGGTTTCTACCGTAGATGGCGTAAAAATAGATTTTGCTGAAAATTGGGTTCACTTAAGAAAATCAAATACAGAGCCGATTATCAGGATTTATACAGAAGCAAAATCTCAGGAAGAAGCTGACAAGTTAGGCGATGATATCATTGCTAAAATAAAAAGTTTGATTTAG